The Cicer arietinum cultivar CDC Frontier isolate Library 1 chromosome 1, Cicar.CDCFrontier_v2.0, whole genome shotgun sequence genome contains the following window.
caaaatgtatttttattagtaataaataataataaattaatagtaatagatttatagtaatagtaataactttgatatctaattttggaagtttcagtaatttttaaaaaaaaaaattgaaagttttgaaacttctgaaacttttgaaatggaATTACTTTGaaggtttgaaatttttgaagtatatgtgcttcgaaagtttcaaattcatccaaactttcgaaactttctggaaaaatacacttcgaaaatttcatattcatccaaagtttcgaaaatttctgaaatatttcatttcgaaagtttggtattttttcaaagtttcgaaatttgtaattttttctgcataattacatttcgaaagtttaaaattttcaaaaattaagaatttttttataattttcgcAAGTGAGGGGTGGAAAACTGAAATGATAAAAGcagtctttaaaaatatttggggGGTGGAAGGTAAAATGGGGGGTACACAGTACAAAACccgatgtaattattacttattaGAGCTGTCAAAATGGGTAGGTTCAATGGGCTGACCCATTGGCCCATCAGCTGATTAAAAAATGTAGGTCCAAAAACAATTGCGTTTTGTCCAATTccattaatcaaaataaaaaattagattggATTGGGCTAGTCTGTTGGGGTTTTGCTGACCTAGTTCCAACAACTCTATgtgattttttgaaaaaaaaaatattagtataaacTTTAATAGTTattatctaatttaaaattatttataaaaatatatttaaataataaaataaattacatttatcttaaaatttcaaaaactttacattatcaaaaaatataatatatatatatatatatatatttgtttaattaaaaaaataaaatacgagTAATTGACATTGAGTGTTATTCTAAAATACTTATAAATCATGTAACCATATTTtaccaaataaataattttgtaaactaATATAGCAAAATGATCTAAGAAACGTATTACCGgataaacaaaaatgataataaatagGTTGGGCTTGCCCATAGTAGTTGAATTGACTTTAATAATTTGCAATCCAATAATAGTAAATTGAGcttgatttgatttatttatgtaattgTGTTTCTCATACTAAAATAGGGTTGAGTCGACCTATCTTTACAACTTTACTCCAGAATCCAACTCTACATGCTAATCGCAAAATTTAAAGCCTTTTATtcacttttctttttaaacCTCTGTTGGATATTATAAGATTCTGTCTTTTGTGATTTGTTAAGAAATGTTTTCAATCTCTCTAAATGTCAATCAAACCCCAATAGTTAACTCTAATTACTAAGTGTGAAGACCCATCTAAAGCATTTCAATTCAGACATAGTGTTATATGCAATGTGGTATACAAAGGAGTTACCAATATTAATTCTCAAATATTAACATTGGATGgtaatttttctattaaatatgATTATGGTCTTTTGGCTAATTTGTAGAATCTTGATGATTTCAAGAATCTTCTCTTATGATTTAGTAGTTTGGGCCAACAAATATAGAACTTTGCTTTAGAAAGTTATTTgtaacataatttttattaatgataataGGAAAACAAGAGTTTTGTCCAATCTTTATAATGTGTATTAAAGTAGTATAgaaaatattatgtatattttgaGAGACCGTGAAGTCGTTAAATATTTTTGGGATTATTTTGTAGATATTTATTCATTGAAGATGAATATGAATTTCGTCTATTTTGATAAAGTAAAAAATCAGTGGTATAATTATTTGACGTGGACTAGTCTTTCATTCAATGGTTGACTAGTACAGCTTCACTACAAAAGATGTAGTAATTAGTGAGATTATTTTGCGGaggttttcaaaaccgtcacTAACAAACTGCAGCAAATATATTTACAATAGATTAAAAAACTCCTAATAATCAATTTGTATAGGCAGTAAATCTTTGCAAATTTGACTTGTAAACGTCACTATTCACCACATTTTTGTAGTGTAGCAATCTTTTTCCtacattttttctattttttattttttcatcaatccttcttttttctcttactttttttttaatcctttttcaatattttttcttattatctATTTCAATTTGATTGAATGGATCAGTTTAAAGAACAATTGATCATAAGATTAAATATATAGTGTTTAGGCGTACACCTACACAAAAGGTCcctttttctataaataataaaattaattaattttatattttgtatgttttaaaaaagtatatatgttatatgtgtgcctaaaaattatacatttagtTTTGTTGATCCTATAAAACTAGCTccgtttatatatatatatatatattgacaaCCTCAAGGAGTGCGATTTCGTCTGGTATCCGTCATGTGTCCATGTGTCAATCCACCACGCACATCCCACGTGTTATTTATTCCCCTATTATATTCAAAATCATAATTactatcaatatatatatatatatatatattaaaagtatgtatttaatttatgtttgttatttgtataaaattattgtaCACATGTATTCAAAATTTGACTACaaccttatttaatttttattttgttttaacctAATTGTTGATAAAGAgatgaataaaatttaattaagaattatTTCAGTTAGATATCTAACTTAAATTCTCCTTTAATAAgtgtaataatatattatttatcacTCGTTAAATTATGTAGCAAGAgattataaatatatgtgtatACAATAACtttatactttttatatatttatatagaaaAGAATGGagaattaaaagttattattaattagagTGTCGTAAcaaattttatagttatttttgaataaaCTCCAACTTACAAAGTCAAACTATATCTCTTTCTATTGAGATGAATATCATAGACTATATTCTAGTATACTCTCTCGTCTCATAATATAAACAAACATAAATCAAAGAACTTTAAATTACagctatttattttttctaatctattttttttatattataatacgaaataactatataaattattaaactctaaatatataacattggTGTAACATAATATATgtgtcaataatattattattttttaaacaataataataatattattacatatcaatttttatatgtAATGTAATTAGAATTTCGTCGAAAGTTGACATTCTTTACGCACCATAAAACCCACGTAATCAATGGCATTTTGATCCACAAAAGAACCACCTCACCTCACATTCCTCCCCCATTTTCTCCCTCTAATTCTCGTGGTCCCACTTTGGGCCCTATTTTGGCTTATCTTTATGGGCCAATAGTAGATTCTTTGTCACACAAGTAGAAGTAGCCATGTGTATAAGGAAGTGAAACACCACACAAGTCCCCATCAAATCAAGGATATTAAGCCCATCAACTCACTATAGGATGATACCAAATAATACATCCATTGCATAAACCCTCGTGACTCTTCATATATGCCCTTACCCCTCCATCTATATAAATACACAACCCTTCAACTTATACTTTAAGTGACATGACAAATATTAAAACGCACTTCCATTTTTAACACATTCATCCACTCATTTTTCttcatctattttcttttttatacatTCTCACAACAAGCACTTTTAAAAGCGtctttttaacatttaattttttttatacagtCAGGTGAGTTTTTGAGATCAACAAAATTATCAGGTCGATATATAACAGTATATAATATAATcagaaacatttaaaaaattagagtgCAAAAATTAAGATCGATGGATCGCGTATCGAAATTAGCATCGCAAAAAGCGGTGGTGATATTCAGCAAGAGTTCATGTGGGATGAGCCATGCAATAAAGAGGCTATTTTATGAGCAAGGGGTTGGACCAGCAATATATGAGCTAGATGAAGATAAAAGAGGAAAGGAAATGGAGTGGGCTCTAATGAGATTAGGATGTAACCCTAGTGTTCCAGCAGTGTTCATTGGTGGCAAGTTTGTGGGTTCAGCCAATATAATCATGACCCTTCATCTCAATGGCTCACTCAAGAAAATGCTTAGAGATGCTGGTGCTCTTTGGCTTTAGAAAAATATGTAATGGAACCTTACATTCTAGTGCTAATGCAAACTGCCAAAAATTgccttttttttgttattatttttttggtgaAGGAATCTACATTGTATTAGAATAATGTTTGTTAACTTCAATATAATTTTGAGTTACATAAGTAACTATTTGGtatgaaatttaattgattGAGTATTTAATTAAGGGCAATTATATATGCTCCCTTGTTTTtacaatatacaaaaaataaaataaaaattattaagacaAAAGAGACTCATTTAACGTGTcatatatagttttaaaaaaccTTTCCAAAATATTACATGCTTTTACGCCCTCTAATACAAAAAATTGGATTTCTAGTAAAAATGAAAGTGTATGAAAGACATGAAATAAACATATCTtcaaatttgtcattttttcttaaatttggtatcacaatttttttcaaaaaattcttttatataAGACTATGTGAGATAAATTAATATCTGGATTGAGGTGATATTATAGTAAAATAtgtcctaatttttttttttacattatcacattttttatataaaaaaaaagttatatcaaCCGAATTGTGTTTAATGGGACGAGCTAGTTAACAATGTGgtgaaattgagtttaaattttCGTTACATTGTGATGCATCTAAATTGAATATGCAAGACATTGATACTTaacaatatattaattattctaaATTTAGTATGCATCGCGTTGATACTTAACAATATTTTCTTCCAAGTACGCATGGGTATACCCATACCTAAATGCAAATGTAGTTTTGTAgatatttgttattttcttatctcaaattatttgttattttataatattaatataatattaattactttttttcactaatatactcttatttattgtattttaatttatctaaaaatttaaataattataattaataaaattatttaaataaatgaagttcattttatcattgaaatcaacaaaattaaacgTTTTCTCTAAAAACACACAtaactcaaatcaaataattaaaatgagatGGAGTAAGTAAAAAAACAattgatgaatatatatatatatatatatatatatatatatatatatatatatatatatattaacggTATTATTTTATCCACGGATAATAGTCTTCATCTACGTGCTCTATTGTGGTTAattggaaaatctcacaatttcccAATTAAGGTTTAATTAACCACACTGAAATTGTGAGATTTAATTTGAAGATTGTGAGTTACATGTGGATGAGCATCCACGCATATATacccattaattttggaataaatattgagaaattgTATATGGTGGAGTACGTGGCAACAAGATGACATGTAATCTTTAtcattacaaaattaattagatAGGATATATAATATATTCCTTGATTTGATACATGCATGCATGTATAcaaaagtaaatgatttttcgaatagaaatatttttattaataattaaattctaatttaattgttgatgttgttagaatagatgttttgtttcttatttaatttattaattatagcAGTTTTTAATCACATCTTTtaagactaaaaaaaattattat
Protein-coding sequences here:
- the LOC101493448 gene encoding monothiol glutaredoxin-S10 — protein: MDRVSKLASQKAVVIFSKSSCGMSHAIKRLFYEQGVGPAIYELDEDKRGKEMEWALMRLGCNPSVPAVFIGGKFVGSANIIMTLHLNGSLKKMLRDAGALWL